A genomic stretch from Flavobacterium sp. KS-LB2 includes:
- a CDS encoding NAD(P)/FAD-dependent oxidoreductase encodes MEIVIIGGGFAGLNLAKELVNEKGINVTLVDKNNYNFFPPLIYQVATAFLEPSSISYPFRKFFSGKKNLQFRLGNLVKVNTAENKIILNNGELTYDYLVFATGAETSYFGMENVKKNAIPMKTLNDAIVMRNTLLKNLEKAAICKDIRERRKLLTIVVAGGGPTGVEVSGMFAEMRKNILLKEYPELSTTASNIYLVDGANAVLSPMSKASQEDTLEALTKLGVVVKLNTTVVDYIDDTVYFGNGETIQTKNLIWAAGVTAKVFEGIPAESYGRGKRMATDAFNKVNGTENIFAIGDTCIQLTDLDFPNGHPQVAQVAIQQGINLADNFKRMSVNKPLKPFKYNDKGSMAIIGKNKAVVDLPKPKMHFKGFFAWIIWLFIHLISLITYRNRVQTFFNWMIAYFAKDQSLRMIIRPDKKVKIEPKQA; translated from the coding sequence ATGGAAATTGTAATAATAGGAGGAGGATTTGCAGGTTTAAACCTTGCCAAAGAACTCGTAAATGAAAAAGGAATCAATGTAACACTAGTTGACAAAAACAATTATAATTTCTTTCCGCCACTAATTTATCAGGTTGCTACTGCTTTTTTAGAACCTTCAAGTATCAGTTACCCTTTTCGGAAATTTTTTTCGGGTAAAAAAAATCTGCAATTCCGCTTGGGAAATTTAGTAAAAGTAAATACTGCCGAAAATAAAATCATTCTCAACAACGGAGAATTAACATACGATTACTTGGTTTTTGCCACGGGCGCTGAAACGAGTTATTTTGGCATGGAAAACGTAAAGAAAAATGCCATTCCAATGAAAACGCTCAATGATGCCATCGTAATGCGTAATACATTGCTTAAAAATTTAGAAAAAGCAGCCATTTGCAAAGACATACGCGAACGTAGGAAATTGTTAACCATTGTGGTTGCCGGTGGTGGTCCAACTGGTGTTGAAGTTTCGGGAATGTTTGCTGAGATGCGCAAAAATATTTTACTGAAAGAATATCCAGAATTAAGTACTACAGCCAGTAATATTTATCTGGTTGATGGTGCCAATGCCGTATTATCACCAATGAGTAAAGCTTCACAGGAGGATACACTTGAAGCACTGACAAAATTAGGTGTTGTAGTAAAATTAAACACTACTGTAGTAGATTATATTGATGACACGGTATATTTTGGAAACGGGGAAACCATTCAAACCAAGAATTTAATTTGGGCAGCGGGAGTTACGGCTAAAGTTTTTGAAGGAATTCCAGCAGAAAGTTATGGCCGTGGAAAACGAATGGCTACAGATGCTTTTAATAAAGTTAACGGTACTGAAAATATCTTTGCGATAGGCGATACTTGCATTCAACTGACAGATCTTGATTTTCCAAATGGTCATCCGCAAGTGGCGCAAGTTGCGATTCAGCAAGGAATCAATTTGGCTGACAATTTTAAACGAATGAGTGTCAACAAGCCTTTAAAACCTTTTAAATATAATGATAAAGGATCGATGGCGATTATTGGAAAAAATAAGGCTGTAGTTGATTTGCCAAAACCAAAAATGCATTTCAAAGGATTTTTTGCCTGGATAATATGGTTGTTTATTCACCTTATTTCATTGATCACGTATCGCAACAGAGTGCAAACATTCTTCAATTGGATGATTGCTTATTTTGCAAAAGATCAATCGCTGCGTATGATTATCAGACCCGATAAAAAGGTAAAAATAGAACCTAAACAAGCGTAA